One window of Microcoleus vaginatus PCC 9802 genomic DNA carries:
- a CDS encoding 4a-hydroxytetrahydrobiopterin dehydratase — protein sequence MAELINNTEIKERASQLSGWTIEGKQLRSTRLFKDFIEAIAFVNKLVAPSEAAAHHPDIEISYNKVTVNLTTHDAGGLTEKDFALAQEISTLD from the coding sequence ATGGCTGAGCTAATTAACAATACTGAAATTAAAGAGCGCGCCAGTCAATTGTCAGGTTGGACAATTGAAGGTAAACAACTGCGCTCTACCCGTTTATTTAAAGATTTTATCGAAGCGATCGCCTTTGTGAATAAGTTGGTCGCCCCCTCAGAAGCCGCAGCACATCACCCAGACATAGAAATCTCCTACAACAAAGTTACAGTTAACTTGACAACTCACGATGCCGGAGGCTTAACTGAGAAAGACTTTGCGCTAGCCCAAGAGATTTCTACCCTAGATTAA
- a CDS encoding HD domain-containing protein has translation MIVFEKPEFKNESAAEKTDLIEKLLDIGAALSSAQDLGELLNLILSKSREITYSDAGSVYLVDHSDETPKLLFKVAQNGSKPSLSFKEFALPLTDKSLAGYVAITGQSLNLSDAYDLPPGVPYRLDTSFDRDINYRTCSVMVLPMQNRQGETIGVLQLINRKTKADTVLTAENAWESTQQYSEWEERIVRSLASQAAISIERNQLQDSIEYLFEGFVKASVQVIEARDPCTYGHSERVAALTVRLSEEVNTVSSGLLRSIYFNNRQIQELRYAALLHDFGKIGVPEAVLTKQKKLYPAQLEIIRHRFGLAQRTMEMECVQSKYKYLLEHSAYRKHPSQEPECAQCQEIEQLDTKLAEAKTRLAEYWEVLLEANEPHILAAEPLAQLREISRQTYRDIDGAKKPLLNPDEIVQLMVSRGNLTQEERSAIEFHVTHTYEFLKQIPWTKDLKNVPDIAYGHHEKLDGTGYPRGLNKSEIPIQAQLMTIADIYDALTAGDRPYKRALRTEAAMKILRQEAAHNKINADLLELFDHRQVFSVLGHSLSVKVESA, from the coding sequence ATGATCGTATTTGAAAAGCCAGAGTTCAAGAACGAATCTGCCGCAGAAAAAACCGATCTGATAGAAAAGCTTTTAGATATTGGCGCGGCTCTGTCGAGCGCCCAAGATTTGGGCGAATTGTTAAACTTAATTTTATCCAAAAGTAGAGAAATTACCTACAGCGATGCTGGCAGTGTTTACTTAGTAGATCACAGCGACGAAACACCTAAGCTGCTGTTCAAGGTAGCGCAAAACGGTTCTAAACCCAGCCTGTCGTTTAAGGAGTTTGCCCTGCCGCTGACAGACAAAAGCTTGGCGGGATACGTGGCAATTACAGGTCAAAGTTTGAACCTGTCTGATGCTTATGACTTACCCCCGGGCGTACCCTACCGGCTAGATACCAGTTTTGACAGGGATATTAATTACCGCACTTGCTCGGTAATGGTACTGCCGATGCAAAACCGACAGGGGGAGACAATAGGGGTACTGCAACTGATCAACCGCAAAACAAAGGCAGATACGGTGCTGACAGCAGAAAATGCCTGGGAATCGACGCAGCAGTATTCGGAGTGGGAAGAAAGGATAGTTCGATCGCTCGCCTCTCAAGCAGCAATCTCGATCGAGCGCAATCAACTCCAAGACAGCATAGAATATTTGTTCGAGGGCTTCGTCAAAGCCTCGGTGCAAGTCATAGAAGCCAGAGACCCCTGTACCTACGGCCATTCAGAACGAGTAGCAGCCCTGACAGTACGCCTTTCAGAAGAAGTAAACACCGTCAGCAGCGGACTACTGCGCTCTATTTACTTTAACAACCGCCAAATTCAAGAACTTCGCTACGCCGCCCTGCTGCACGATTTTGGCAAAATTGGAGTGCCCGAAGCAGTTTTGACCAAACAGAAAAAGCTCTACCCCGCACAGCTAGAAATCATTCGCCACCGCTTTGGCTTAGCTCAACGGACGATGGAAATGGAATGCGTCCAGTCTAAATATAAATACTTGCTGGAGCATTCAGCCTACCGAAAACACCCGAGCCAGGAGCCAGAGTGCGCTCAATGCCAGGAAATCGAACAGCTAGACACTAAGCTAGCAGAGGCGAAAACCAGATTAGCAGAATACTGGGAAGTGCTGCTAGAGGCAAACGAGCCTCACATTTTGGCCGCAGAACCCCTAGCTCAACTGCGAGAAATTTCTCGACAAACTTACAGAGATATAGATGGGGCAAAGAAACCCCTGCTGAACCCAGACGAGATCGTGCAATTGATGGTGTCGAGGGGCAACCTGACGCAGGAAGAACGATCGGCAATAGAATTTCACGTAACTCACACTTACGAGTTTCTGAAACAAATTCCTTGGACAAAGGATTTGAAAAATGTTCCAGACATTGCCTACGGACATCACGAAAAACTAGACGGCACAGGCTATCCGCGAGGCCTAAACAAGTCAGAAATTCCAATTCAAGCGCAATTGATGACGATCGCCGATATTTACGACGCCCTGACAGCAGGCGATAGACCCTACAAGCGAGCCCTGCGTACAGAGGCAGCGATGAAAATTTTGCGGCAAGAAGCAGCTCACAACAAAATTAACGCCGATTTGTTAGAACTGTTCGATCACCGCCAAGTCTTTAGCGTCCTTGGACACAGCTTGAGTGTTAAAGTCGAATCAGCCTAG